A genomic window from Sulfurimonas paralvinellae includes:
- the dnaG gene encoding DNA primase, whose protein sequence is MWLAGFYVAEGSTYRGGIRFSLSATEEEYAQKIIRVIKKIFNKDAKIFRRESRNTTLEVTISSTNLEHIFKTLFGQGAANKHYPHWFNYLEKPLREELFKGLMDDDGCYSRRTYDTVSETLVDQVLDLALSLKRIPTCRTAQAMKDKNGVNHKRSYTLYFKQRESIEGFFEFIDGIEYFFTKVKSITNVGYEEIVYDITVQDKTHTFLANNFAVGNCGAGGDAVKFVMEYEKLNYPEALEKLAQSYNFTLTYTDNKHNKPRTQVIEKLNEWYQSLLTHNQTAMSYLRERGIYESSIEKFGIGYAPASHETLNFIKREQFPMKEAIDVGVVGYEPSRNQTYARFIERITFPIYSANGTVVGFGGRTITGHQAKYVNSPETPLFNKSRLLYAYNLAKQALYKKQEIIITEGYLDVIMLHQAGFDNAVATLGTALTQEHLPLLRKGTPRIVMAYDGDKAGRAAALKASKLLSASGFNGGVVVFEGGLDPADMVKEGRVEELGNMFRGAKPFIEFVLDEILSLYNLRDPKEKESCMAEGVAYLKTLSPILQEEYRTYLASRLGGLGVSPSLIKLNTSQQNVGKNVPLVQKNSHRDMWELSLVKTVLEHPNFIDHILDVIDPSLLQFHAREFSLALAGKKDTPELMEILVDEGIKPLKDIEALNAELITFLTKYYERELKKVNFATNISFEEKAFYIRKYRDKINKLKRGELVGL, encoded by the coding sequence ATGTGGTTAGCAGGCTTTTATGTGGCAGAAGGAAGTACCTATCGCGGTGGAATTAGGTTTTCTCTCTCAGCTACAGAAGAGGAATATGCCCAAAAGATCATAAGAGTTATTAAAAAGATTTTTAATAAAGATGCTAAAATTTTCAGAAGAGAAAGTCGAAACACCACTTTAGAAGTGACAATTTCAAGTACAAATTTAGAACATATATTTAAGACTCTTTTCGGACAGGGAGCAGCTAATAAACATTATCCACATTGGTTTAATTATCTTGAAAAGCCTTTGAGAGAAGAACTTTTTAAAGGTTTGATGGATGATGATGGCTGCTATAGCAGACGGACATATGACACTGTAAGCGAAACGTTGGTTGACCAAGTTTTAGACTTGGCATTAAGTCTCAAGCGTATTCCAACCTGTCGTACTGCACAAGCCATGAAAGACAAAAATGGCGTAAATCATAAAAGAAGTTATACGCTTTATTTTAAGCAAAGAGAATCAATAGAAGGTTTTTTTGAGTTTATTGACGGAATAGAGTACTTTTTTACAAAAGTAAAATCAATCACAAACGTTGGATATGAAGAGATAGTTTATGATATAACAGTTCAGGATAAAACACATACTTTTCTAGCTAATAATTTTGCAGTAGGCAACTGTGGAGCCGGCGGTGATGCTGTAAAGTTTGTGATGGAATATGAAAAGCTCAACTACCCTGAAGCGCTTGAAAAACTCGCCCAAAGCTATAACTTCACACTGACATATACCGATAACAAACATAACAAACCGCGCACGCAGGTTATAGAAAAACTTAATGAATGGTATCAGTCACTGCTGACGCATAACCAAACGGCTATGAGCTATTTGCGTGAGCGCGGTATCTATGAGAGCAGTATTGAAAAATTCGGCATTGGTTATGCTCCGGCTTCGCATGAGACACTGAACTTCATTAAGCGTGAACAGTTTCCTATGAAAGAGGCGATCGATGTCGGTGTTGTCGGCTATGAACCATCACGCAATCAGACCTATGCCCGCTTTATTGAGCGCATAACCTTTCCTATCTACTCTGCCAACGGTACGGTTGTCGGTTTTGGAGGTAGAACGATTACCGGTCATCAGGCCAAATATGTCAACTCTCCGGAGACACCGCTTTTTAATAAGTCGCGGCTTTTATATGCTTACAACCTAGCGAAACAGGCACTTTATAAAAAGCAGGAAATCATCATTACCGAGGGTTATCTTGATGTTATTATGCTGCATCAGGCAGGGTTTGACAATGCCGTGGCGACACTCGGGACAGCGCTCACGCAGGAGCATCTGCCCTTGCTTCGAAAAGGAACTCCACGCATTGTGATGGCCTATGACGGTGACAAAGCAGGACGTGCAGCGGCACTCAAAGCCTCAAAACTGCTCAGTGCAAGTGGGTTTAACGGGGGTGTGGTTGTTTTTGAGGGTGGGCTAGATCCGGCAGATATGGTAAAAGAGGGGAGAGTCGAAGAGCTTGGCAATATGTTTCGAGGAGCAAAGCCTTTTATAGAATTTGTACTCGATGAGATACTCTCTCTTTATAATCTGCGTGATCCAAAAGAGAAAGAGTCCTGTATGGCAGAGGGTGTAGCCTATCTCAAAACACTCTCACCGATACTGCAAGAGGAGTACAGAACCTATCTTGCTTCAAGGCTCGGTGGACTGGGTGTTTCTCCTTCGCTTATAAAGCTTAACACCTCACAGCAGAACGTCGGGAAAAATGTACCTCTTGTCCAAAAGAATTCACATCGTGATATGTGGGAACTCTCTTTGGTAAAAACCGTTTTGGAGCATCCAAACTTCATAGACCATATCTTGGATGTCATCGACCCTTCACTGCTGCAGTTTCATGCACGTGAGTTTTCGTTGGCATTGGCAGGAAAAAAAGATACACCGGAGTTGATGGAGATACTGGTGGATGAAGGCATAAAACCGCTAAAAGATATTGAAGCGCTCAATGCAGAGCTCATAACCTTTTTAACGAAATATTATGAGCGTGAACTCAAAAAAGTGAACTTTGCGACCAATATATCATTTGAAGAGAAGGCTTTTTATATTCGTAAATACCGTGACAAGATAAACAAACTCAAACGCGGTGAATTGGTAGGATTATGA
- a CDS encoding flagellar hook-length control protein FliK gives MIALDLKQETASPAAASLLGSKDEAKKGEGTLSFSELLKGVKEEGEGVQNGALVLSLLDAKEDAVSLKDSKNASLLTVLTAQEKNADKKGPLDINPEITSTLSSADLKQLIKDAKAFLKNKIISSEGFKRAEIEKLPKTLKGLVQVAKKTGIDISKITLEEVRSQGNILSNSAVDEADMAEKVPGGIKKESNSTKETSSSFESDTAEIDTKHKTKKTLHTTKTDIDDAPVDEQIKADQKTLQKIKETPLFRVQKRADISTEQIVAAKAAHANDIEVLTPKKRADDTLKLLLQGEKTAKKEGSVLTRDFSVATAKVIAPSAKSEVTKSLESLLQSDTGDDQSSSSKIDGLQVAKADSFEVKLNEAKQMIRYLSQDVKQAIDNYKAPFTRVKVQLNPQQLGDVELTVVQRGKNLHVNLSSNNAAINTLSMNANDLKVQLQNSGIQNATLNFNNNGSEFANGGQAQQHQQQRQNAEQEYNYFENEETNEEVLNSLEIIVPNYA, from the coding sequence ATGATCGCATTAGATTTGAAACAAGAGACCGCCTCTCCTGCTGCAGCATCTCTTTTAGGCTCCAAAGATGAGGCAAAAAAAGGCGAGGGGACTCTTTCGTTTTCAGAATTGCTCAAGGGAGTCAAAGAAGAGGGTGAAGGTGTTCAAAACGGAGCCCTTGTTCTCTCTCTGTTAGATGCGAAAGAAGATGCAGTATCGCTAAAAGATTCCAAAAATGCTTCTTTGCTCACTGTTTTAACGGCACAGGAAAAAAACGCAGACAAAAAAGGGCCTTTGGATATAAATCCGGAAATCACATCCACGCTCTCTTCGGCTGATCTAAAGCAGCTTATCAAAGATGCAAAGGCTTTTCTTAAGAATAAAATTATCTCATCTGAAGGTTTTAAACGAGCCGAAATAGAGAAACTGCCAAAAACCCTCAAAGGTTTGGTACAGGTAGCTAAAAAAACTGGTATAGATATAAGCAAGATTACACTTGAAGAGGTTCGCTCACAAGGGAATATTTTATCAAATTCAGCAGTAGACGAAGCAGATATGGCAGAAAAAGTGCCAGGCGGAATAAAAAAAGAGTCGAATTCTACAAAAGAGACAAGCAGCTCTTTTGAGAGCGACACGGCAGAGATAGATACGAAGCACAAAACGAAAAAAACGCTACACACAACAAAAACAGATATAGATGATGCTCCTGTTGATGAACAGATAAAAGCGGATCAAAAAACGCTGCAGAAGATAAAAGAGACACCGCTTTTTAGAGTGCAAAAAAGAGCAGATATCTCAACAGAACAGATTGTAGCCGCAAAAGCTGCGCATGCTAACGACATTGAAGTATTGACACCGAAAAAACGTGCAGATGATACACTAAAACTTTTGCTTCAAGGTGAAAAAACCGCTAAAAAAGAGGGTTCTGTTTTGACACGTGACTTTTCTGTTGCAACAGCGAAAGTAATTGCTCCAAGTGCAAAAAGTGAAGTAACAAAATCGTTAGAATCACTGTTACAATCAGATACAGGTGATGACCAGAGCAGTTCCTCAAAAATAGATGGTCTGCAGGTGGCGAAAGCGGATAGTTTTGAGGTGAAGCTAAATGAAGCAAAACAGATGATCAGATATCTTTCACAAGATGTAAAACAGGCGATAGATAATTATAAAGCACCTTTTACACGAGTGAAAGTTCAGCTCAATCCACAGCAGCTTGGCGATGTAGAGTTGACAGTCGTGCAGCGTGGAAAAAATCTGCATGTCAATCTCAGCTCGAACAATGCGGCTATCAATACACTTTCAATGAACGCCAATGATCTTAAAGTCCAACTGCAAAACAGTGGAATACAAAATGCTACTTTGAACTTTAATAACAACGGCAGTGAGTTTGCCAATGGTGGGCAGGCACAGCAGCACCAGCAGCAAAGACAAAATGCCGAGCAAGAGTATAACTATTTTGAAAATGAAGAGACAAACGAAGAGGTGCTCAACTCTTTGGAGATCATAGTTCCGAACTATGCATAA
- a CDS encoding FlgD immunoglobulin-like domain containing protein, producing MAITSTGLNAATNQDIQTSSDVKDKTKLGKDDFMKLLLVQLQYQDPTEPMDTEKILTQTSQLATLEASDNTKSALEKLAASLGTAQQFSTIAAIGKTADLGSDSIAHDKGSSSTFEVYFPNDVQNGSVEIKDNNGNLVKTLDVGTNPKGVYQFTWDGSDNANGSVESGIYHVSATYEDSNNNVQNTRLGAYPIESVRFDSGKTLVKLGSNYVPLDSVKEVY from the coding sequence ATGGCAATAACTTCAACAGGTTTAAATGCAGCGACAAACCAAGATATACAGACATCATCAGATGTTAAGGACAAAACGAAACTAGGCAAAGATGATTTTATGAAGCTTCTTTTGGTGCAGCTTCAGTATCAAGATCCGACAGAGCCTATGGATACGGAAAAAATTCTCACCCAAACATCACAGCTGGCAACACTTGAAGCATCGGATAACACAAAAAGTGCCCTTGAAAAACTGGCAGCATCTCTTGGAACGGCACAGCAGTTCTCGACGATTGCAGCGATCGGAAAAACTGCTGATCTTGGCAGTGATTCCATCGCACATGACAAAGGAAGCAGTTCTACTTTTGAGGTCTATTTTCCAAATGACGTTCAAAACGGAAGTGTTGAGATAAAAGACAATAACGGAAATCTTGTTAAAACACTGGATGTTGGAACAAATCCAAAGGGTGTCTATCAATTTACCTGGGATGGCTCAGATAATGCCAATGGTAGTGTTGAAAGCGGTATCTACCATGTTAGTGCAACGTATGAAGATAGTAACAACAATGTGCAAAATACGCGCCTTGGTGCTTATCCGATCGAGTCGGTACGCTTTGACAGCGGAAAGACACTTGTCAAACTTGGCTCGAACTATGTTCCTCTTGACAGCGTAAAAGAAGTCTACTAA
- a CDS encoding flagellar hook-basal body complex protein, whose product MMTQAFYTGISGLKTNSAGIDIMANNLANISTVGFKGNGYEFASLFENMITTPSSGSSVNSSVGVGSKLQASPLMFQKGSPILSDKSTDLALFDDGWFGIQGDGQTLYTRDGNFTFDQNDDLVTQDGFYVLGSMGGNISADNVLTSQLPEVKLKDVGAQEKLRFPKFLTFPAEPTSNAKFYGNLGTDPGIKTMSAGVVDPQSNKNDLRLEFSLAAVQTPPGTQWDVTATTKSLDGTTIYDTKTGQVTFDAAGALVSSTLTSIDNNGATVAIDLGSAFGGVTAISNIPVTASSLADGTIGGDLRGYDINKNGEVVATFTNGMQSSVGKIAVYHFQNDQGLNRISGSRFAESNNSGKPIFFKDANGENIIGTNIANFKLEGSNIEMSYGLTELITLQRAYDANSKSVTTADQMIQKALNMDA is encoded by the coding sequence ATGATGACACAGGCTTTTTATACGGGAATCTCCGGGCTTAAAACAAATTCTGCCGGTATTGACATTATGGCAAATAACCTCGCTAACATCAGCACGGTCGGTTTTAAAGGCAACGGCTATGAATTTGCTTCACTTTTTGAAAATATGATTACCACTCCAAGCTCTGGCAGCTCTGTTAACAGCAGTGTCGGTGTTGGTTCTAAACTGCAGGCTTCACCTTTAATGTTTCAAAAAGGTTCTCCTATACTCTCAGACAAGAGTACCGATCTGGCTCTTTTTGATGACGGTTGGTTTGGTATACAGGGTGACGGACAAACACTCTATACACGCGACGGTAATTTCACGTTTGATCAAAATGATGATCTTGTCACGCAGGATGGTTTTTATGTTTTAGGAAGTATGGGTGGTAATATTAGTGCCGACAATGTGCTCACATCACAGCTTCCGGAAGTAAAGCTAAAAGATGTCGGTGCGCAAGAAAAACTGCGTTTTCCAAAGTTTTTGACCTTTCCTGCAGAGCCGACGAGCAATGCCAAATTCTATGGTAATCTCGGGACAGATCCAGGCATCAAAACGATGAGTGCCGGTGTGGTCGATCCGCAAAGCAACAAAAATGATCTGCGGCTTGAGTTTTCACTTGCTGCCGTACAGACACCACCGGGAACACAGTGGGATGTAACGGCAACGACAAAAAGTCTTGACGGGACAACGATCTATGATACTAAAACTGGGCAGGTAACTTTTGATGCAGCCGGTGCACTTGTATCTTCGACACTTACTTCCATAGACAACAACGGCGCAACGGTTGCCATCGATCTTGGTAGTGCTTTTGGTGGGGTAACGGCCATTTCAAATATTCCGGTAACGGCTTCAAGTTTGGCGGATGGGACAATCGGTGGCGATCTTCGAGGGTATGATATCAATAAAAACGGTGAAGTGGTAGCAACCTTTACAAATGGAATGCAAAGTAGTGTCGGAAAAATCGCAGTGTATCACTTTCAGAATGATCAGGGATTAAACAGAATAAGCGGCAGCCGCTTTGCAGAGAGTAACAACAGTGGTAAACCTATCTTCTTTAAAGATGCCAATGGTGAAAATATCATAGGTACCAATATCGCAAATTTTAAATTAGAGGGCTCGAATATTGAGATGAGTTACGGACTTACAGAGCTCATCACACTGCAACGCGCATATGATGCCAACTCAAAATCTGTCACAACAGCGGATCAGATGATACAAAAAGCTCTCAATATGGATGCATAA
- the flgE gene encoding flagellar hook protein FlgE, with translation MLKSLFSGVSGLQSHQVAMDVESNNIANVNTTGFKYSRANFSDLLAQTKAIATAPQGQLGGKNPVQVGLGSSASSMTRIFSQGSVQNSDKNTDVAIQGDGFFIISPDGGNTYKYTRAGDFKFDAGGNFVDNNGFIAQGWLRDPVSGKVDSTAPITDINIPPGLTTPASPTQEVVLKANLNSGSQIESFSPAYQVPAGPPPAAPTPPAIDENGNPIASGDVGVMFNETGEAFSLQKDQGIWASFQNTALNGTTAVSGGAGELDVTFTLDDGSTKNITTTGGAAGNTAADNANRYVSAINAQSAVTGVSASVRVTAGPNYYIDLLNTNSNASASHNINFTDNNGNSGVPSATVTTAYRYQYDPNSSATAAGSDKKFTTLADLRYALEQEAQAVDTDGDGVTPESNITVSINDQGKFVITNPGGADDDYDISLNITGLSAAGISENERFTRNMQALNSVLPAGTTGKAFSQSFNAATHSSSIDIFDSLGSKHTLRMEFRKVAVDTSTGSTWAMKVSVPSPATIDTVAPFNEKTGSIRFNNDGSLATYNPPNVSFSGNNGSAPDQQVSLSFGTANKFDGMTSFDSRSSTSGISQDGYTGGDLVGIRIDQSGTLVGSFSNGRSFGLAQIAMAKFTNNEGLSTEGGNVYIQTANSGDPIIGTAATSGRGFIQSAALEASNVDLSRALTQLIIIQRGFQANGKTITTSDQLLQTLIGLKQ, from the coding sequence ATGTTAAAATCACTTTTTTCCGGAGTCTCCGGACTACAATCGCACCAAGTTGCGATGGATGTAGAATCAAATAATATTGCCAATGTAAATACAACCGGCTTTAAATACTCTCGTGCAAATTTTTCAGATCTTTTGGCGCAGACAAAAGCTATCGCAACAGCTCCACAGGGACAGCTTGGCGGTAAAAATCCCGTTCAGGTAGGGCTTGGTTCTTCAGCAAGCTCTATGACACGTATCTTTTCTCAAGGCTCTGTACAAAATTCAGATAAAAATACGGATGTTGCTATTCAGGGAGACGGCTTTTTCATCATCTCTCCAGATGGTGGTAATACCTATAAATATACACGTGCAGGGGATTTTAAGTTCGATGCAGGCGGAAACTTTGTTGATAATAACGGTTTTATTGCACAAGGTTGGCTGCGTGATCCGGTAAGCGGCAAGGTTGACTCTACTGCACCGATTACAGACATCAATATCCCGCCTGGATTGACAACTCCGGCAAGCCCGACTCAAGAAGTTGTTTTAAAAGCAAATCTTAATTCAGGAAGCCAAATTGAGAGCTTTTCACCGGCATATCAAGTGCCTGCTGGACCACCACCGGCAGCACCTACTCCTCCGGCAATAGATGAAAATGGAAACCCAATAGCATCTGGTGACGTTGGTGTTATGTTCAATGAAACCGGTGAAGCATTTTCGTTGCAAAAAGATCAGGGGATATGGGCGTCATTTCAAAATACGGCACTCAATGGTACAACGGCTGTAAGTGGTGGTGCAGGTGAACTTGATGTTACATTTACTTTGGATGATGGCAGTACTAAAAATATTACGACAACAGGTGGTGCCGCTGGGAACACTGCCGCAGATAATGCTAACAGATATGTCTCTGCGATCAATGCACAGAGTGCTGTTACAGGTGTTTCTGCAAGTGTCAGAGTAACAGCCGGGCCAAACTACTATATTGATTTGTTAAATACCAATTCAAATGCATCGGCTTCACATAATATTAACTTTACTGATAATAACGGAAATAGTGGTGTGCCAAGTGCAACAGTAACTACAGCATATAGATATCAATATGATCCAAACTCTTCGGCTACAGCTGCAGGATCTGACAAAAAGTTTACAACACTTGCTGATCTCCGTTATGCCTTGGAGCAGGAAGCACAGGCTGTAGATACGGATGGTGATGGTGTTACGCCGGAAAGTAATATTACTGTTAGTATCAATGATCAAGGAAAATTTGTTATAACCAATCCGGGTGGGGCAGATGATGATTATGATATTTCTTTGAATATTACGGGATTATCGGCTGCAGGAATTTCGGAAAATGAACGTTTTACAAGAAATATGCAAGCACTTAACTCTGTGCTGCCTGCAGGAACGACAGGAAAAGCATTTTCTCAGAGTTTCAATGCTGCGACGCACTCAAGTTCGATAGATATCTTTGACTCACTCGGTTCAAAACATACACTTAGAATGGAGTTTAGAAAAGTTGCAGTCGATACTTCAACAGGAAGTACATGGGCGATGAAAGTCTCTGTACCTTCTCCGGCGACGATTGACACGGTAGCTCCTTTTAATGAAAAAACAGGTTCTATCCGTTTTAATAATGACGGTTCATTGGCAACGTACAATCCACCGAATGTCTCTTTTTCAGGAAATAATGGTTCGGCACCGGATCAGCAGGTAAGCCTATCATTCGGTACAGCGAATAAGTTTGACGGTATGACGTCGTTTGACAGCCGCTCATCTACTTCGGGAATATCTCAAGACGGATATACCGGAGGGGATCTTGTGGGGATAAGAATCGATCAGTCGGGAACACTAGTCGGTTCATTCTCAAATGGCCGCTCTTTTGGTCTTGCACAGATCGCTATGGCAAAATTCACCAACAATGAAGGGCTCTCAACAGAAGGGGGTAATGTTTACATTCAAACTGCCAACTCTGGAGATCCTATCATCGGTACGGCTGCAACTTCGGGACGTGGTTTTATCCAGTCTGCGGCACTTGAAGCATCAAATGTCGACCTTTCCCGTGCGCTTACACAGCTCATCATCATTCAGCGTGGTTTTCAGGCAAACGGAAAAACAATCACGACATCCGATCAACTTCTTCAGACGCTCATAGGATTAAAACAGTAA
- the purT gene encoding formate-dependent phosphoribosylglycinamide formyltransferase has product MRFSAPLKSNSKKIMLLGSGELGKEVIIEAQRLGLETIAVDRYADAPAHQVAHRSHVVNMQDKDALLEIIYREKPDYILPEIEALSIDALFEAEDKGYNVIPNANAVSKTMNRKNIRTFAAETLGLKTGPYEFVTTEEGLRETSKRMGYPCVIKPVMSSSGHGQSICRSEDEVAHSWEIAKEARGDASELIVEAFVDFDYEITMLTARNGKETVFCEPIGHEQRDGDYVFSWQPMQMSEAAKKNAQDIAKAITDGLGGQGIFGVELFVKGDEVYFSEVSPRPHDTGMVTLITQSQSEFALHLRAVLGLPLGFTFYGDGASAAFKSEVHNYAPVVDVDDSLFSENSFVRVFGKPEAHKGRRLAVALVFDKVEAALEKARELITKVKDA; this is encoded by the coding sequence ATGAGATTTTCAGCCCCTCTTAAATCAAACTCAAAAAAAATCATGTTACTCGGCTCCGGTGAGCTTGGCAAAGAAGTTATCATTGAAGCACAGCGCTTAGGTCTTGAGACTATTGCCGTTGACAGATATGCAGATGCACCGGCACATCAGGTAGCGCATAGAAGTCATGTTGTCAATATGCAGGACAAAGACGCACTTTTAGAGATCATCTACCGTGAAAAACCCGACTATATTCTGCCGGAGATAGAAGCACTCAGCATTGACGCTCTTTTTGAAGCTGAAGACAAAGGCTACAATGTCATTCCTAATGCCAATGCCGTAAGTAAAACAATGAACAGAAAGAACATCCGTACTTTCGCTGCGGAAACACTGGGATTAAAAACAGGTCCGTATGAATTTGTTACAACCGAAGAGGGTTTGCGTGAGACTAGCAAGCGTATGGGGTATCCGTGTGTTATCAAGCCTGTTATGAGTTCATCCGGTCACGGGCAGAGCATTTGTAGAAGTGAAGATGAAGTTGCTCACTCTTGGGAGATTGCTAAAGAGGCCCGTGGAGATGCAAGTGAGCTCATTGTTGAAGCCTTTGTCGATTTTGATTATGAGATTACGATGCTTACAGCTAGAAACGGTAAAGAGACCGTTTTTTGTGAGCCTATCGGGCATGAACAGCGTGACGGTGATTATGTCTTCTCTTGGCAGCCGATGCAGATGAGCGAAGCGGCGAAGAAAAATGCACAGGATATCGCAAAAGCCATCACGGACGGTCTTGGCGGTCAGGGTATCTTTGGAGTTGAGCTTTTTGTAAAAGGTGATGAGGTCTATTTCTCAGAGGTCTCTCCTCGTCCGCACGATACTGGAATGGTGACGCTCATTACACAGAGTCAGAGTGAGTTTGCACTGCATCTAAGAGCCGTTCTTGGTCTGCCGCTTGGGTTTACTTTTTACGGTGATGGTGCATCTGCCGCGTTTAAATCAGAGGTGCATAATTATGCGCCGGTCGTTGATGTAGATGATTCACTCTTTAGTGAGAACTCCTTTGTTCGTGTCTTTGGAAAACCGGAAGCCCATAAGGGACGCCGCTTAGCTGTCGCACTTGTTTTTGACAAGGTTGAAGCGGCACTTGAAAAAGCGCGTGAGCTTATAACGAAAGTAAAAGACGCATAA
- a CDS encoding D-2-hydroxyacid dehydrogenase: MKIVLLDSITFGNTDLSCFDALGEVENFAATEPSLTQARVQDAEVIVTNKVVITREHMQKSKNLKLICVAATGTNNVDLESAREFGIEVKNVAGYSTDSVVQHTFSMLFYLIGHSRYYDEAVKSKKYSRSSIFTDVSHPFFEIKGKKWGIIGLGEIGRGVANVAQAFGAEVSYYSTSGVNRNEAFARTTLEDLLRESDIVTIHAPLNDKTMNMLDYEKLASCKDGAVVLNLGRGGIINEAAVAKLVDEKDIRFGLDVFAKEPLPEDSPLLQVKNSERLYLTPHIAWTSVEAREKLIASVCQNIKESL, encoded by the coding sequence GTGAAGATCGTCCTTTTAGACAGTATAACATTTGGTAACACTGACCTGAGTTGTTTTGACGCTTTGGGTGAGGTTGAGAATTTTGCGGCAACAGAGCCTTCACTCACGCAGGCAAGAGTTCAAGATGCAGAGGTCATTGTCACAAACAAGGTCGTTATAACGCGTGAGCATATGCAAAAGAGTAAAAATCTCAAGCTTATCTGTGTAGCAGCGACAGGAACGAACAATGTCGATCTCGAATCCGCACGTGAGTTTGGCATAGAGGTGAAAAATGTTGCAGGATATTCAACAGACTCGGTTGTGCAGCATACCTTTTCTATGCTTTTTTACCTCATAGGACATTCACGTTACTACGATGAAGCAGTAAAATCAAAAAAATACTCACGCAGCAGCATCTTTACAGATGTCAGTCATCCGTTTTTTGAGATTAAGGGTAAAAAATGGGGTATCATCGGGCTTGGTGAGATAGGACGGGGTGTAGCAAATGTAGCACAGGCATTTGGCGCGGAAGTCTCTTACTACTCGACAAGCGGTGTTAACAGAAATGAAGCCTTTGCTAGAACGACGCTTGAAGATCTTCTGCGTGAGAGCGATATTGTAACGATCCATGCTCCACTAAATGATAAAACAATGAATATGTTGGACTATGAAAAGCTAGCAAGTTGTAAAGATGGGGCAGTTGTGCTGAATCTGGGTCGTGGCGGTATCATCAATGAAGCAGCCGTTGCCAAACTTGTCGATGAGAAAGATATTCGTTTTGGGCTGGATGTCTTTGCCAAAGAACCGTTGCCTGAAGATAGTCCGCTTTTACAGGTAAAAAACTCTGAACGACTCTACCTCACGCCACATATTGCTTGGACAAGTGTTGAAGCACGTGAGAAGCTTATCGCTTCAGTATGTCAAAATATAAAAGAGAGTCTTTAG
- a CDS encoding YqaA family protein, which translates to MAEFALFISAFLAATILPFSSEVAFVAALKSGMPFSHAMLAASSGNILAVILNYYLGYFLYEATKRKLFHSRVGKKAFLLGHRYGYYALLLSWLPIIGDPLTIVAGLVRLKFVWFVIIAGSLRVLRYFALGYV; encoded by the coding sequence ATGGCGGAGTTTGCCCTTTTTATCTCTGCCTTTTTGGCGGCGACTATTTTGCCTTTTTCTTCAGAGGTAGCTTTTGTGGCGGCACTCAAAAGTGGTATGCCTTTTTCTCACGCAATGCTTGCTGCTTCAAGCGGAAATATCCTGGCAGTTATCTTGAACTATTATCTTGGATATTTTCTTTATGAAGCGACAAAACGAAAGTTATTTCACTCCCGAGTAGGAAAAAAGGCTTTTTTGCTTGGGCACAGGTATGGTTACTATGCGCTGCTGCTTTCGTGGCTGCCGATTATTGGCGATCCGCTGACGATAGTTGCCGGACTTGTTAGGCTGAAATTTGTCTGGTTTGTTATAATAGCGGGGAGTTTGCGGGTATTGCGATATTTTGCTTTAGGGTATGTATAA